The stretch of DNA AATTAAACGAAGAGCTTCACAGTCAGGCTTCACAACCAAGCCAGGAACTGAAAAGGCTCTGAGAATCTCACTACTGAACTTCTCTTGTGACTTCGCGGTATTTCATCACCATGGACACACACAGCTTACTAACACCACCATTGCTCAGTGATCACAGTTTAGCTATCTGCAAACGCCGTCTAGTAAACCAGAATCAGCAAGCCAGAAGGAGCTATCTGGAAACTCTGTGAAGACCACAAAAGCAGGAAAGGTCagtattgttgttgttgttttgtttttaaacactttttgtATAATAATTTTAGCaaggcctgttttttttttcatgcagattTAGTCATTTCTCTAATATTTATACAGCTCtgctattttctttcccataaaACCACATTAACTAGCATTAACTCAGTTCTACTACTTTTCATTGTGACACCCTTTTAACTCTTTGGAAACTCTGTTCCCCAAAGCACTACACTGATTTCTGTACACATTCTTATGTTTCCCTATGACTACCCTACTTCTGATGCAGCTGCCACATTCCTAGCTTGGACACTGTTCTGCTGTTACTATGACAATagattaatacattttttctattttgttcaCCTATCCACTcaaattttgcatattttctttaaaagggaCTACCAGTTCTAGTAGGATACAGTAAGCTTtagtttaaaatgttaattaaaaacattataCTTCTCAGACTTCTCTCCAGTTCTAAATACTTGATTGCACTGTTCCTCTTTTGAATAAGTATTTTAGAAATTCTGTATGTAAAGTACAATTCActcctttattttctgattatATTTGTAAGGACCATTAATACTggtgctttttccttccttcgGTATCTGTTGTGGACTTAACTGACCCTCTTATATTGCAGGTATCTCAGCAGTTTTAAAACTTAATGTTGtatgttaaaaaatgaaacctCTGATAAAACGACTGCTGAAAAATTAGCAATTAGCTAATTAAGCTAGGTAAGCTTTAAGTAGAATTGTAGCATAGTGCTCAAACTGTCTGAATATATATTCAAATAACTATATTACCAATTACTGTTATTTCAACAGTTCTCTTCCTCACTGGTATCACAAAAATTGCGCATAATTTCTAGATATCTATTTCCTATGATGTATTCTCTTTTCATCATTGGATACATACAGAAGATGAATTTTTAAGAGCAATATAGGGCATTGACCATATCCCATCATCTTCACTTGGTATCTCCCAAACAGTACAAAACATGTCTTCTAACTTATTTCTCAGCTTCAGCATGTGCTCAGCTATACTTACTGGCGTGAACTTGTGCCACACAGACAAgatcaacaaaaaaaattattctgaaattaaaggaaaaagcgTAGATTTCAGACACATTTAGCTTCTATATTTCTATTGTGCCTCAACACTGTTATTCATGTTTGTCTCTTCTGGAGAAATATCCTCTGTTCCAAAAGTGCATATTACTCTGGTCAATTTTATTAACTTGATAAGTCTTATCTTTATTAGCACCGCACGTTTCCTCGCACTGGGCTCTGACCTGGGATGATGTTCTCTTTCCATGAAAACCTGGGTTTGTATCTAAGAATAAGAAGCACAGAGGTCCTATGCTCACATTTCTAGTACCCATTCCAGAACTGGCTCTTCCTCTCACCTGCAGCCCCAACCTGCCTGATTGGTCAAAGTAATCTCACTGTCTTTTGCACTCCATTACGTTACCCTCCTAATTTCACAGAATtccagaatggttgaggttggaagggacatctgGGGGTTCATCTGGTTCAATtctcctgctcaagcagggccacgtAGAGCAGGTTGCCTGGAAGGGAGTGTGCAAAGATGAAGGAGCCACACTCTTTTTATTAGTGCACAATGACAGGACCAGAAGCCACAGGCACAGACTGGAAGACAGGAGGTTCTCTGAACGTCAGGAAACACTTGCTTACTGTGCAGGTACGGCAGCAAAGGTGTGATTTGGTCTCTATCCTGTAAGAGTGCAAGTTTGGCTGAAACTTCTGTGTGTCTTGATTACCCTGGTAGGGCTGCAAACCCCACAGGAACTGGAAAGGAAACTATCAGCCACAGTGCCTATGCATGCTCTAATAGTCACTGAGGACACACCTCATGGGGACACGAGTGTTGGCCTGTACTGCATATAGGGTGCCAGGATTCTGGAAAACTCAGGTGTTGTGCTTCAGTAGTACAcaagatgctttttttccttccttatgAAAGAATAAGGCTTAATCTGTATTTCTctccttaatgttttctatagACTAATATAGACAGCTTCTAGTCTAGCATGATGACCTAGCAGTCACATTTTAGAATTTATCAACATTCATGTTTGTAAGCTTCAGGCATCCCTTTATTTAGCCTTCAGTGCTTACTTGCTGGCTGAAGTTTTATACAGAAGATCTTCCGCCTACAGAGAATGTACTCATGTAATAATTCCTCAGTGGACTTTGACTTTGTTCTCCAAAGTACAGAAATAACACAACattataaaacaacaacaattttaaaaagatatgtATTTTTCAATTAGTAGAACTACTTCTCGTCAGTTACCTACTAATGTAAAAATGCACATGCACATTACGTGCCTGTGTTCTTCAACTCAACACACGGGTGAGATAAGAGAAATTTTAGGTCAAACATTTTGGCTGCTGTAAtgaacaactgaaaacaaaaggataTAAGATGGCATGattggggagaaaaaacaagGTGACACAAAAAAACATGTGACACAAATGCTCACTAAAAATTCATAATTTCCCTTTCCATTACAGTTTGCCAGAATTGGATACCCCATTGTGGAATATGGCATCCGTTACAAAGCAGATTAAACAAGACACCACTGGTGGTGGGAAAAATAAGCAAGGAGTAAGAACCAAGAATGGAGATATATCCAAAGGAATAAGTGACATGGAGACACTTGTCAAAGAGAGGAAGTCATACTTGCAGAAGGAATACAAAATACTTACCGAACATATGAACACATACATGGGAAAAGTGGAGTATTTCCTGCAGGAGAATAAATTCCTGGAAGAGGAAGCCCGACGGAATCGGGAAGAGAGTAACATTTACCTCTCCTACATAACAAAACACAGCCAGAAGTGCCAGAATCTAATAATAACACTAAATGACCAGAACCAAATTGATTTGTCTCAGGTCTGGATGCAGAAAGAGAAGCTAATCTCGCAgtatacagaaaaagaaaaggaggtaaAAACCAGTCTGATGAATATGGAGGAAAAGTATTCTCTTATGAACAAGGAAGTTGAAGACTTGCAGCCTTTCAAAGATCTGCAGTTAGAACAGATTAAAAAGATTAAAGAGCTGGAGAAGGAATTGTTGGTCACAAAGATCCAGCATTCAGAACAAATGCACAAAATCAAGAGCAGATTTTTGCAGGCCAAAGCTGACTGTGAGGTGGACTCTCATCAGAAGATCCAGGTTCTCACCAAGAGAGCAGAAGAAGCAGCAATACAATCTCTAATTCAGCATATCAAACAAGTAAAAGCTGAGAATTGGCAACTGCGCCAGGAGTTGCTCAGACTCATCCAATGCTCAAAAGTCCTTAAAGAAATCAGAGTTCAActgagagagcagcagcagcagcttcttcgGGAGAACCAATGCACTCAGGATATGGCATGCATGCGCCACAGGTTACATCGGCATGAGGCACACAATGCAAACTGGAAAACCCACAGCTCTGACAGCCCCTCCAGATGTGGCCATTAGCCTAAAGAAACATTTCTCTATTGCTCACTCATGACTCTGTATCACTAAACCTAGCTGGACCATCAACTGTTATTACAACTAGTTAAGTAACAGAGTATACATAAGTAACCTGAATAACTGACATGTTCTGTGGGTTGATGAAAGGATTCATTTACATAACTCATGCTCAGCATGCAATCTAGATGAGATCTTGAAAGCAACATCACCTTTTAACTTCCACAACATTTATACCAAGACAACTGGAACTGCACTCCTTTCATTCCCCAAAATAAACAATGACATTTTCTCTTTGAGATCAGACATCAATTAATAATTTTCCACACACAAATTATACTCTTACACATAGTGAGACAAACTCTATGTTAACCTTCACTGCAATCTACATCTACTGTTACCGTAAAATGAATTGATGTAGGCCAGCTCCGCCTtcctgcacttttttttccaaaccttCAACACAGCAAAGActttattaattttatcttttgttagtctccaaaaaaagagaaaataaataagcaagtaACCAAATGCTTTAAACAATAGATGCAGTTAAGGTATTTGATCTTTCGTCATAACtatcaataaaatatattcatacTATTTATAAATACctggagacagagggatttggccaacctcttttcagtgctttgtggggataggacaaggggtaatggccacaaaatTGAGCCtgggaagttccgcaccaacatgtgaaagaactccTTCATGGTGaaggtgacggagcactggaacaggctgcccagggaggctgtgggatctccttctctggaaatattcaaggcccatctggacgcctacctgggcagcctgctctaaggaacctgcctGGGCGGGgaggttggacccgatgatcttttgaggtcccttccaacccctacaattctgtcattctgtgattcgatataaatttttgcttttttctcattcttttcttGCTTCAGTGTTTCACTGGAGAAGCAAAATTCTAGTAGCCTGCTGTTACATTCACATTTCAAGCTGAACACTTCTGGATTGTGATTATCTCATCAGCAATGATATTAGAGGTCACCCTTACTCTAAGTTTGAGTAGGCACAAAGggatattttataaataatcaaaatataGTTGAGGATGCAATCTCACAGGAGTGTcagagcagggacaccttcAGCAGCTTTTGAACATGtgcaaggatggagactccacagcctctttgTGCAAACTGTTCCACTGCTTGACCAtggtcacagaagaaaaaaaaatctttcttatgtttaaatgGAATTTCTTAAATTTCAATTTCAGAAGAGTATGGCTCTGCCTCCCATCACCCTCTCCACCATTTAAACACATTGGTAAGATTCCCTGGAGCCTTCTACAGGCTAAACAATCACACTCTCCAATTATCACAGATGTTCTAAGGCTATATCTCTGTGGCCCCTCGCTGGGCACACTTCTTTATGTTCCTGTCTTTCTTGCACTTGGTAggccagaactggacacagtactcaaCAAGCGGTCTCACCAGTGGTCAGTAAAAGTGAAGAATTACTTGCCTCAACCAACTGGCAAGTCTCTTCTTAGTGCAGcccaggatcacagaatcacagaatcatctaggttggaagagattccaagatcacctagtccaacctctgacctaacactaaccagtcctccactaaaacatatcactaagctctacatctaagcatcttttaaagacctccagggatggtgactccaccacttccctgggcagcccattccaatgcctaacaaccctttcagtaaagaagttcttcctaatatccagcctaaaccttccctggcacaactttagcccattcgccaggcacatgggagaatcaACCAACCCCCATCttactacagcctcctttaaggtacctgtagagagcgagaaggttgcccctgagcctcctcttctccaggctgaacaaccccagctccctcagccgctcctcgcaggacttgttctccaggcccctcaccagcttcgttgccctcctctggactcactcaaccACCTCAATGTCCTATGGATGTTCTTGGCCTTCTTTACTGGAAGGTCACATTACTGGCTCATGGTCATCTTACTGTCCACGAGGACCTCCAGGTCCTTTCCTGCCACGCAGTTTTCGAGACCATCTGTTTCCAGCTTGTACTGGTGGAAACAATTACTCCTCCTCTAGTGCAGAACTAGGCATTTTTCAGTGCAGAACTTCATGTGATTCCTCTTGGCCTGGTTCTCCAGCCTGTCAGGGTCCCCCTGAATAGTAGCACAACTATCTGCTGTAATAACCTCTCCTCCTTGTTTCATATaatctgcaaatttgctgagaCTGCGCTCTAGCCCGTTATCGAGGTGATTAATGACGAAGCCAAACAGTACTGGCCCCTGTATTTACCCCTACTTTAAAGCATTACAGTGACTGACCTCCAGCCGGTCTTTGTGTCACTGATGACAACTGTCTAATTCCAGCAGTTGAATTTTCACTCCACCTAACCATCCACTTAGCTAATCCATACTTAGATCAGTTTGTCAGCATCGATATTATGGGAAACAATATCTGCCAGAGCATACTGGAAGGAAGGAACGACTTGCATTGTAGGCATTTACACTAACAActgatagattaaaaaaaaaaaaaaaaaaaaaaagagagagagagagagagaaacgtTACTGTGCATTGGAACAGGTGCAGCGAGCAAGTCGGACAGCTCCCGCTCACACCGGCACGCTCATTACAAGTTTGTAAGACGAAGGCGCAGGGCGGGATACGCTGAAGACCTTTTACACTCCTCCGCCGCACCCCTGGGAGCCGCGAGCGGCACCACGGCCGCAACCCGCCGCTGCCTGAGGGGAGCCCTCCGCCGGCGGCCGCGCTGCGCTCCACCAGCCGCCCCCTCAACCAGCAGCCGCGGCGCAGCCACGGCCCAGCCCGCGGCAGCTCCTCGCGGCCACACCGCCGAGGGGCAGCGCGGAGGAACGGAGGCAGCCTGACCGCCACAGCAGCCGCTGCCCGCCGGCCGGCCGGGGTCGCGCTCTGCGCCTGCGCCGTGCGGCGCGGCTGTTTCCATAGCAGCGGAAAACAACGGGGCGGGCGCGGCGCGGCGCCGTTTGCTGCCTCGGCTGCCCCGCCATGAGCGTGCCGGAGGTGGAGGCGCTCGTCTCCCAGAAGTACGAGATCAAGAGGCGGCTGGGCAAAGGGGTGAGCGCCTCGGGGGCCCTTGGGAGCCTGGGGAGATGCGCGGCGGGGTCCTGCGTTGCAGCGCGGGCACGCCCCCCTAGGCCGGTGCCCAGGCCGGTGGCGGCTTTGGCTTCGGTCTCGCTTCCGGCCCCGGTCCGTGCCGCTGACCGGAACCGCGCCTGGTGTTGGATGCCTCAGAGTGTaccagttggaaaaaaaaagggctttgtAATGCTTATTAAACCTTAAAAATCACAAATCGTATTGCAAATAACAAATCGAGAACTTTCTGGggcttcttttttctctttttgttcttaaaaaaatcagcaattAAAATGTTGTGATTGTAGCATATGAAACTGAAGATAGGTGTAAATTTCGCaccagattttttgttttgtactttacTGAGAACCATTCCCATGTTTTATGCTATACTTCTGTGTTTCCACACAAAGCAATGCTAGTACACTTAGTACACCTTAGTACACCTAGTTTATTAGTGAAATGAGTCTGAGCCTcaaaaagattttc from Anas platyrhynchos isolate ZD024472 breed Pekin duck chromosome 2, IASCAAS_PekinDuck_T2T, whole genome shotgun sequence encodes:
- the CCDC166 gene encoding coiled-coil domain-containing protein 166, whose translation is MASVTKQIKQDTTGGGKNKQGVRTKNGDISKGISDMETLVKERKSYLQKEYKILTEHMNTYMGKVEYFLQENKFLEEEARRNREESNIYLSYITKHSQKCQNLIITLNDQNQIDLSQVWMQKEKLISQYTEKEKEVKTSLMNMEEKYSLMNKEVEDLQPFKDLQLEQIKKIKELEKELLVTKIQHSEQMHKIKSRFLQAKADCEVDSHQKIQVLTKRAEEAAIQSLIQHIKQVKAENWQLRQELLRLIQCSKVLKEIRVQLREQQQQLLRENQCTQDMACMRHRLHRHEAHNANWKTHSSDSPSRCGH